CAGGTAAAGGTAATACTGTATAAATAACTGACAAGCAGATCACTCGCTTCTGTATGCTGTGACTGCTAACGGCTGTCTACGTGACTGTGTAAAGCTGCTGTACCAGTACTACTGTAAGTTAAACTAAAACTGCATATACTGAATGTAAAGTTGTGGATTTTGCTCATTAAAAAAACAGTCTTTGATAAAAACCTTCCGCATGCATTCTGTGCAAGGACTTTTCACACCGAACAGGCTTGAGTAGTTTAAAATGAAAGTTATCACCCAGCAGAGCAGAGACTTGCAGAGCTGAGGAACGTCACTGCAAGCCCTCCACTTCACACGGTTCTACCTGGAAGAAGGCATGAGGTGAAATCCTGAACCTCAGTCCTAGCAGCTCTTCGTGGATCCACAGATCCCCAGCCACGTGGTCAAGGGGCAGGTCCTCCAGGGTGGGAGATTTCCTAGGAGGGAAAAGAAGTGAAGCGTGTTCGAAACCCTGGAATGTACAGGACTAATCTGAACTCCTTCAACACTGCAGCCTAACCCTGCACGGCACACAAGGAACTGAGCGGCTGCTGAGCTCCTTCAACACTGCAGCCTAACCCTGCACGGCACACAAGGAACTGAGCGGCTGCTGAGCTCCTTCAACACTGCAGCCTAACCCTGCACGGCACACAAGGAACTGAGCAGCTGCTGAACTCCTTCAACACTGCAGCCTAACCCTGCACGGCACACAAGGAACTGAGCAGCTGCTGAACTCCTTCAACACTGCAGCCTAACCCTGCACGGCACACAAGGAACTGAGCGGCTGCTGAGCTCCTTCAACACTGCAGCCTAACCCTGCACggcacacaaggaattgagcaacTGTTCacacggtttcttcttaaaatacatttgagatcGACTCGAGCATCACAAGGAGGAAACAGACCATTTGGATGCCCGGATTTAAACCCCGTTTcctgcacctcattgcaaaaataagaaaattagCATCATTTGTATTTCTGGGATACATaagtcccttgtaccttaaaggaaAGAGAAGTGCACTCAAatctgcagagcgctctagtagtataggaagaCTATTACACTAGCGCTAATGAAATCTACCAATACTTATAAACACAGCATGATTTAGATTCATATTTCAGGATGTAGAAATTCAAACTATTCCGTTAGTTATCCCCGGTTGAAAacgtttgttctatttttttaatgtacaaaacTCCTCCCTACCTTTGGCCTTCTTTTACAAAATAGAGAGAAGTCACCCCGCTGCCCTTTCCACTTCCCTCCATGAAATACTTTCCAAGAGAGCGTTTCAGCTCCTCCAACTCTGCATCGCTCAGCTTCTAGAAAATACAAGAAATGCCTTGTTCAAATACATGCCTGCAGAGATCCACACACCAGCATGCAAAGACAACAAACACACAGGATTCACATctccctgcaccctgcaaacattCACTCACACAATCACTTACAAAAGTGTACCACGGCATTTCTGCAGTTTTATcacgcttttcccatggttatactctgcgtTTACCATACTTAATCCTGGcttgatgtgttttattaatacgCTTTATTAGATCTCGCTATACAATGCTTACctaggctttaccatgctttcactgtgctgtattacactctgctatgtgAGACTTGTCTAAGGGAATGGgctccagtgctgtgtttgcaGGTGCGTGTGGATCTCTGAAATGCTGTGCTTGTTACAGGTTAGCATGTCTTTGCTCTTCTCACAGCCCTCCTATTCAATCAGCCGTACCTGTGGGTTGAAGTACACCACGGCCATGATCTCATTGGTCCTGGTTGTGCGCACAGTCAGCTGCTTCCAGTGGCCCTCGTACGTCTCCGGGCTGTACACTGAGAATCCAGTGGTCCtggattgaaaaaaagaaaatataaaaacatgtcacttttaaaagtatttgttaGTTAACACccagtaaaataaattacaatacaaGACCTATGTGAATTCACCCATGTAAAACAGACCCAAGCGCCTGGGAGTTTCTATGTACCTACAGAACACAATGTTTAATCCCCTTAACCTTCAACATGTGTCAGTCTCAGTTTTGTACAGGTTACTGATAGCACAGATTGGATTACAGAAGTTTATCAATGAAGGGGAAGAAGGAAAGACATGCAGGCAGTTCCACAAGCAGAGGCGAACAGCAGCATGTGAACTGCAGAGAGATCCAGCTCCACATCCCAGTGCTGCAGTCCGCGCGTCTCACCTGATGTAGTCCTGGAACGCCTTCACCACTCTCTTGGTGGCATCAGGAATGTGAATGGTGTTGAAAGGCTCCACCACGGCACACGTCCCTCCTTTGTATTTGCCGAGCCGGCAGCCGACCGTTTTGTCTTCCCCGTTGGCTCCCATTCCGATGAGGAATTCGCACTTGTTACGGTATTCAGTCTGGAGCAAGAAATGGGaaacaataacaattaaataCTAATCTACACAGGCAAGTGACGTGGGGACAATCCACATTAGGAGCGACTTTGACAGGACACAAGATTGGAGGAGATTGCGCGTCTATTTCAAAGTTTAAGAAGGAAACATGCCCCAGCGTACCTGTGCAGGGGAGGGGCGGATAGCCTCCAGTGGGCAGCACATATTATTGTACTTCTGCTTCTGAACGAACAGCCAGGGCAGCATGGCTTTGTTATTGTTGCCGATTTCCctgaaacaaaatcaaaacagataaataaacactgtgcactgCTGCCTGCAGAGAAATGCATTTCACTCACGATGACACTTATTAAAGGACGAATACCACATAGATTTACCTCCCCATGTTAAACCACTCTGATATAAGATTGTACTAGTGGGTGTTATAAACagctttgccttttttatttaaacttttaccTGTCAAAATATAACTTTAACCAGGGCTTCGTTTTGGCAGCAGCACAAGAACAAGACCAGACCCTTCAACTGTAAGCAGCGATACGTACAGCAGTACACTTGTTTGTGGAGCTGGGCTAAGGCTGATcctctatataaataaataaaccaatacacACTTTGTAAGTCTCTGGAGCACTCCCTCAACTTCCTGCTCTTTCATCTTCAGCTGCTCTTCGTAAGCCACGTTCCACAGCGGGGTCACCACATCTGCAATCTGCTTGCTGAGGGGCTCCTCCGCAGGGCTGTCCGCTGGGGCACAGCGCTTGGCATGGGGCTGCCCCCTGTTGGCCCCCTCCTCCTGCTGCTTCCTCTTCCTGAGGAGGGGGTCCGCCTTGGGCTTGGCCAGCCGCACACTGAGCGCCCGCCCCTTCCACAGCATGCCGTGGACAGACTTCATGGCCTTGTCCCGCTCCTCCTCGCTGCGGAAGGTGACGAAGGCGAAGGGCTGCCTCCCAAACAGCTTGATCTTGTGGGGGTTCACCCCGTGCTTCTCAAGGAACTTCTTCAGGTCGTTGAACCCCACGAACTTGGGCAGGTTCTGGATCTCCACCTTGAAGATCTCCGAGGTGAAGAGGTCATCTCGGACGTAGCGGTAAACGCTGGGGTCCCCCCCTTCATGATCCGGAGGGGGCTCTTTAGCACAGCCACTTTGATCCTCCACACCGGGGCCCCCCGGGATAGGCTCTTTCTCTTCAGCCAGCCCTGAGGGTCCACCCCCTTCTGCCAGACAGGAGCCAGCATCTTCAGTCATTCTCTGCgtttctgtaaataaattattaaaatgtacaattcaTTTAGGCAGCTCTGAAGGGAAGGAAATAAGAATCCTGTTTCACTGGGCCATTCCAGACTTGCGCTAATCTGCTTCATAATACAGGCCCAATGGTTTGTCAACATCGGCTAAACTGTGACGGGGTTATAAAGCACACAGTAATACCTGAAAAGGGCTGAAGAAGGACTCTGCAAAGAGCTTCAATAatgtttgaaatactgtattaaatctGGTTCAACTTAGGGTTACcacatgactccatgtacaccagAGCAGTCTGgtcagttcaggcttttcagctcataccccaatgcattctggtacctttCACAGTAGGACTATACTTACCacaatgcattggggtgtgagttgaaaagacTGAACTGGGCTTATGTACagtctgcccttttaaacagtTACAGGAGTAACATTGCAAGATTGCAATACGGTAGCAATTAAAACAGTTCAGACCATTAGTCAAGAaatcaccacttttttttttttttttttttttacaaaagtaagGTGGTCCCGTCATTACAGTGCGTGTGAAATATACTTCACTAGCCTGttggctttcattttaaaattactgACATTATATTACTTTCAGGCAAAAACAATGCTTACCTTTCTTACTGTTCAATAAATTGAAAATAGTAAACGTGGTGTTTACTGCACACTGAATTCAGAGCCATGTGTGGGTCGCCTTGATGGTGAGGGAAAACGCGACTCCTCATAAGAACAGAGGATGCTGGGAGGaaggtcaaaataaataaaacgtttttaTATCTTAATATGATTTGTATAATTGTCCCactgctttttaaacatttaacttgATAATAATAACCAaccataaattaaaaataaataaataaataaataaaacactatagGAAGTGACGATCGTAGGGTCACTAGGAATGGGGTAAAACATATatactacaaataataaaataaatagaacaaaacaacggttttttttttatgttaattatatACGTAATTAATAGGCCAATGTAACTTTGTATGCCATTTATTAATATATTGTCAGCATTacgtgtttaaaataaaataaataatccatgtAAATTTAACCATATCGTGCTAAGGTTTTAAATCTATCTGTATATAGATGTCTAACCGGGATTGGAGGTGAGACGCTGCCCTCCAATAGTAAAAGGATTGAGAGGCGCGCCGGGAACGAGGTGCACGTCAGGAGGAGAGTTTCAGCGCGCGAAAGGAGCCGCAGCGCGAGCCCGGGTCGAGGGGAAGATTAACGGTCAGAAACAATCCGCAGCCATCTGCAGAAACCATGGCAGAGCCCAGGGTGAGACGCCGGGCTCGGGAGAGCTCGTACCGGGGGTAGCGTCGCTTCGACTGCGTGCTGGCGGGTTTGATGGGTAGGGGTGAGGTGGAGGGGGATTTAAAAGCCGGCCGGGTTGGGAGTGACACGAATAGGCTGCGGCGACTGGCACAAAACCGGTCTGCTAATCACGACTAGCGtcgttttctaaaaaaaaaatacggtgGCGTATTTACACAGTCACGCCGTATTTAAGTTTTTAAGCACGTTTCCTGTGCAGCTTCGTCGGTCTAGCGCCCGGCGTACCTAATAACTTAGTTCAGCTGAGTGTCTTCAGTCTAGCGCTCATCCTACTGGCGTTGATATATCAATACAAACGAGGGCGCAAAACTGTTAATCATTTGAATCTCGGGTTTCTGCATCCTGTGATGCAGCGTCTTCTGGGGATGTTTAAAAGTGTGGATTTACAGGATggaattgcaattacaattacacacgGGGTTTAAATGAAACGGCCAATACCTGGCCCTTACCAGCCACGCAGTTACCGACCCGGTGTTATTAAACGCACTCCTCACAAGTGAACTATGTGGCTTAgatctttcaaaataaaactgcatttgacTCGACGTTTTTATGTGTAGAGCTCTTCAATATAGTGCGCTTCTTTTACACCCGTTTTAATATGCTTATTTGTTAGGGGCAATAATTACCGCAACAGTAAGCCGAATCGACTCGGTGGCTATCTACAGTGCGATATGTAGTACAGGTACAGCCAGGCTTTGTTAATGTGGGTATTGTCGCAGTCCCGTCCCCCCCCCATGCCTGCAGTGTTTAACATGCCTGTGTGGTGTGGAGGAGGGTTTCCTGTGCTCCTACAGCCTGGGGTTTAAGCCTCAAGTTGCATGCTTATGCTTGCCAAGTTTTTCTTGAGTAAATTTTCATTCGTATTTCTTTGGCCAGTGATTTGACGTTCTGTTGAAACACCCCAAATCTATCTGTCATATCATTTTAAGAAGTCAAAGTGCAATTACTGCCGTACTCTTgttatgtcttgtttttttttcagcttccttCCAGCTAGGCCAAAAGCTTTCCCGTTCGTTAAATAGATATTGAAGCAGCATCTAAATCCTCTGCCTTTTCCCTGCTGCACACGCACATTTCCCACTGTGTAAACTGGTATCATGAAGAAAGAGAGTTCATAAAAAAGAAGGGCTGTATTGATAGGGATCTGTACATCGGATCCACACAATGAAGGTGGTGTTGGTGAATCATTTGTGTTCTCCCCATTGCTGCTATGAAAGTATGAAATGTACTCTCTGTTAGATACACTGAAATGTAAGATTACAGTAAATGTATGTGTTCCAGTCTGAGTGAAGTTTTAGAAATGCTTTCCTCAGCAGCATAGTTTAGTTACCACAGCAAAATGAGCACAAAAGGCACTTCCAAAGCGTGATCTTCTAAATCCCTCTTCCCATTACTGTAATAGTGCCTCGTTTCACCCACCCCATGCTTTCCTACTAAtgaacataataaaaacagtggAAGGGAGTGAGTGACAGTTCAGCATGTTCATCAGTTTTATGTGCTTGGTTTGTGACACCAGTACAAGTAAATTAcaaaatcttaatttttttaattagtcacaATATTAGGCTTTCATGTATTGAACAAATCTTTTTGTTCACAGACAATCAGAACCAGATGCTACAAGAATTAGATCCTCTTCCAGTAAACCACTATTCTACATATTGCTGTCAAATTCTTATAACTTGCTGTGCAAATACAGCTgtagtacacttttttttatttgcatttgcaaaATCGATAGGATGTGATCAGTGAATGAAGATTGTGCATAGTTACACCCATGTtctagaaaatacattttgtgataATTGCTTAACCATTTAATTTGTAGcaagtgattttatttttgtcattaggAAACGCAAAAAGAAGATCCTACCACAGAGGAGACTTCAACAGAAAATACAGAAGATGCCAACCATGACCCTCACTTTGAGCCAATCGTATCGCTCCCTGAGCAGGAAGTTAAAACGCTggaagaggatgaggaggaaCTCTTTAAAATGTAAGAGGATGGGAACTTGACTCTTGACAGCAGGTCACTCGCTTGGATAGCCCCCTTACAGGCAGATTGATAAGAAGTGTGTGTTTTGTCTCTTGCTTAAAATTAGCTTGCCCACAATATACTTTACTCTTTATTGGTAAATTACcaagtaaaaaggaaaaaaaatgcaccctttttatttgttcatagCATCCCTTGCAGACTCACTCTGTGCCTGACTGCATAATCCAGCCTGGTGCTATTTCTGTCTGCTATATTAGCTGCCCAGAATATCACAAGCACTTATCTCTATATAGGTTATTGTTGGGTAATCTGGCTCATGTATAAATTAAGGATGTCTTGTTTTACGTTTTCCTACTGAAAGACTACTTCACTAACAAGTAAGCATTCTTCCTACAGGCGTGCAAAACTGTACCGGTTTGCTTCTGAGAACGAGCCTCCAGAGTGGAAGGAGAGGGGCACTGGGGACGTGAAGCTGTTGAGACACGCGGACAGGGGAACAATCCGCCTGTTAATGAGGAGAGACAAGACCCTGAAAATCTGTGCAAACCACTACAGTAAGTAATGCTGTGCATCTTGTGTCTCCCTGATGAGTTCTTGTGAAGGTTACCAGCGTTaggaatgtgtttgtgtttaaagtTTGACTTGTAGAAATGTGTACAGAGCAGTCACCACTGCATCATTTTTATCACCTCTCTTTTTCGTAGTTTCTCCTGTGATGGAATTGAAGCCGAATGCAGGTAGTGATAGAGCCTGGGTTTGGAACACACATGCTGACTTTGCAGACGAACATCCCAAACCAGAACTCCTGGCTATCCGGTTCCTTAATGCAGAGAGTGAGTGGGCCTTTCAAAGAAATTCCTTTTTTTCTCGTTTGTCCAAATTTAAAGTCATGATAATGGCTGAGTTACCTGGGTGATCTAGATAAATGTTTATTCTTAATATGACCATGCAGTGAATTGAATGTTATTTGTAGTGAttgtattgattttcagttttttctttcttttagatgcacagaaatttaaagcaaagtttgATGACTGCAGGGAAGAAGTGAAGAAGTTTCAGCAAGGTACCAGTAGCTGTTTTTCTTTCATTGGGCGCATTGGAAGACACTGTCTTTTCAACTAATATTAGCCTTTGCAGACTCTCTCTGTCTGGCTGCCCCATCCAGCTTAGTGTGTTTTTGCATCTGCTATATTAAGGACCCAGAGCACTGCAATGTTACACTTCCATCTCTGTTTGGAAGTGCAATTTATTGTGGaacatgaatgtttaaaaaaaataaataaataaaaattgacctTGAATTGCAGGAACTGCTTCCAAAGATTCTCAGCAGTTTGTGCaaattttcaaaatgaaaaaatggcTATAGGCTGATTTCAAAGAAGTATTTTCttaaattcattattttcttGTTCTCACTGTGTTTGTGGTTTGAATTACATTTGTTGTAAAGCATGTTCTCTTGGGCTTTGTTTTCTAAAGAAGAGTGCTTTTGTCTGAACAGGTAGTGACAGTGCTGACAAAGTGGCAAGTAAGCTGGAGGAGCTGTCTGTAAAGGATGACAAGAAGACCAATGAGTCAGGGGACAAGAAGGATGAAGCAGCTTGCAAGAAAAAAGATGGTGAAGAAGTGAAGGGGGAGGCAGAAGAGAAGTAAACCATGCTCCGACCTTCCTCCAATtcagtatttccttttttgtttaggtttttttttttgttgtttttttacaatgaacTTTATAAACAAACTGAATTTGGACACTTGCATTCATTCCCCCCACCCCAGCCCCTAACCTTTTGCCCTCTCAGATCAGAAGAGCTTGGAGACACTTCAGAGTATCCATTCCCCAGTCGTCAATGTACTGTGCTGGTTTTTTTTCCATAGTGGAAATAAGTTAATATTATGGTCATCTGTAACTCGGAAGTATCTAACATGATGTCTTACTGTGAAATAAGGCTTGTGATATTGATTCCCACATTAGGTAGCGCgttgtctcccccccccccccccccccccccctttgcttgtttaaaaactaaatacaaataaaaaaggggaaCAAAAGCATATTTTCATTGAGAAATCACAGTTTGACTGATGCAAGGTCTTCAGGTTACTGGTCATTTCAGATGTGGCTTAAGATTGCAGCCTTGTGGCTTTATGAATTGGTGACTGGTCTTTTTTAGaatttgtttattgaaatgatAACATGCACTCTTCAGGAGATGCACTCTTTTGTGCAGAATAGCAAACATAAGCCCCTTTCATAGTGGCACTCCAGCCTTGGTCACAATcttgtgtagtgtgaaaccacctACCCAGGTTAACCCAGCTCCTAGCGATCTACATCCTACATGACAGCCGCCGAAATAACAAGCAGCcacacctgcgtgaaggtttcacttctgcaaggaatgtttttgtttattctgtgttggccATATTTTTGTTTCTTGAGACACCCCATGAGCTAGATTGCAGCAGGGCTGAAGAAACGTTTGCTCTAATCCACACGTATTGTTTGCTAGCATGTGTCACCCAGGTCATCCTGCTTAAtcaagcagtgtgaaatcacatagctgacctgcatgacactgggtcctaacctgggtagagcatgccagtgtgaaaggggctgtagTTATTCATGCAGGTGCCAGTGTGTCTCACATCACTGGTTTCACTGACCCATATTTCCACTATTCTTAGCCTACTGTAGGTGTGGTTGTCCAAGATAGATTAGTTATAATCTATATCTGCAAATCAAGCTGTAAATATGCTTTCAGCTATAATATCTTTCAATATCCTCAAATGGAGAATTATTACCTGGTTAGAAAGCAAATGCTTATACTTCGCCCCCTCCCCCCACCTAAGTGAAAGCCATGTGCTGTGTTCAGTTTGATTAGTGATTCAGTGCTTGCAGTAAGATCGTAATTGCATATTGGTTCATTACATTGGCAGCATGTCTAACTGGAATCTGGAAAGGCAAATCCTTCTGGGGATGAGGCAGTGCATAGCTGCGGAGTAGAAATGAGAGGGAGAGAAATGGGACCCCTGGTGCTGACTGCATGGCAGGGTAGTAACCAGCTCCAAGCAGTGGCTGTATGGGGTGCCAAAGAGACTCCTCTGCTGGTGTGAGGGGGTGAACAGTGCAGCAAAACAAGAATGTATAAAGGCTTGAAAAGATATTAAAAGCAAATATTGGTACCATGTCTATATTAATTATAACTTGTGCTTCCCTATATCTCCTGTAGAATGAATAGGAAGGAGCAGGTTAGGTGACGCATGTACCATTTCTTTACCAAACTTTACAGCATTCTTGTGAGCACTTTATTTTTTGACAGTGTGGATATGGTACTTGCATAGCAAATCACATTGGATGTTTATTGAAGGTTTCTGTTCTGAATCATCTTGCTTGTTATAGTGACAACGCGTTACAAATGatgtaaaaaaaaggttgaacaaaatcaaatgaattaaaatataatactgACAAATTTTTATGTGATCTGTTGACATGTAGTATTTCCTTTAAATGTGGATATACCTGTGCACAGTACACACGGTTAGATTCATTAAATCATGTGGATTTTTTATTAGACAATgtgtatgataatatatatatactgtattttactgagttaaaaaaacacattttcctcaAGTTATATATAATTCATAGGAAATCGACAGGATATTTGaatttactgtatcttgtacAAGATGTAGCTGGTTTGCAGAACTCTTAAACTATTTAGTTATTCTCAGTTATCCCTGTGCTGAAGGTGCTACCGTTACTCTTCTGGCTGCTGCAATAATTGCAAGACAAAGGAAACAATCTGACAGCAGTAATGATCCCTTCAGAAATGAGCTGGTCTCATTACCACCACACACTTAACACAGTTTGCAAGGACATAAAATAGTAACGCCTGCAATACGTTACAATTGTGTGATGATTCAGCAGTTATCACTGAGCATGTAACCCTCAAAGAAACAATTCAAGTACTGTGCATTGTACAGGTTTAGGCTCGGTTCTCTGTGGTAGCCCATGACAGTGCTATAGTACTGTGCATTGTACAGGTTTAGGCTCGGTTCTCTGTGGTAGCCCATGACAGTGCTATAGTACTGTGCATTGTACAGGTTTAGGCTTGGTTCTCTGGTAGTCCTGACAGTGCTATAGTACCGTGCATTGTACAGGTTTAGGCTTGGTTCTCTGTGGTAGCCCATGACAGTGCTATAGTACTGTGCATTGTACAGGTTTAGGCTTGGTTCTCTGGTAGTCCTGACAGTGCTATAGTACCGTGCTTTGTACAGGTTTAGGCTTGGTTCTCTGGTAGTCCTGACAGTGCTATAGTACCGTGCTTTGTACAGGTTTAGGCTTGGTTCTctgtggtagtcctgacagtgcTATAGTACTATCCATTGTGcaggtttaattgtgaaatgcCCAGACTTCACAGGCATATAGCATAAGGCTTCTGAGAGATGCAAAGAAAGCATGTTGATGTAATGGGGGGCATGACGTGTGGATCTCGGGGAAAGAAGCATCTACTTAGTCGCAGGTATTTACAGTGTGGCTTGGTTATATCATTGAATACAAAAGAGCTGAAATGTGTGATTGATCTCTAACCACCTGAACATGTGGCTGTCCCTGACATTTATTCAATTGTTCTTTTAAACTCAGTAAACAGTCATGCATAGCAGTCTAATCGTTCGGGGGATATTAGAGGAAAGACTTATGTAACACAGGACACATTGACTGACATATTGACTAATTGCTGCTTTCACAGACACACTAATCTTGGTCTagttaatgttactt
The Polyodon spathula isolate WHYD16114869_AA chromosome 22, ASM1765450v1, whole genome shotgun sequence genome window above contains:
- the trmt2a gene encoding tRNA (uracil-5-)-methyltransferase homolog A, encoding MTEDAGSCLAEGGGPSGLAEEKEPIPGGPGVEDQSGCAKEPPPDHEGGDPSVYRYVRDDLFTSEIFKVEIQNLPKFVGFNDLKKFLEKHGVNPHKIKLFGRQPFAFVTFRSEEERDKAMKSVHGMLWKGRALSVRLAKPKADPLLRKRKQQEEGANRGQPHAKRCAPADSPAEEPLSKQIADVVTPLWNVAYEEQLKMKEQEVEGVLQRLTKEIGNNNKAMLPWLFVQKQKYNNMCCPLEAIRPSPAQTEYRNKCEFLIGMGANGEDKTVGCRLGKYKGGTCAVVEPFNTIHIPDATKRVVKAFQDYIRTTGFSVYSPETYEGHWKQLTVRTTRTNEIMAVVYFNPQKLSDAELEELKRSLGKYFMEGSGKGSGVTSLYFVKEGQRKSPTLEDLPLDHVAGDLWIHEELLGLRFRISPHAFFQVNTLAAEVLYSAVGDWAQLDPDSTLLDVCCGTGTIGISLAKKVKKVIGIELCQEAVEDAKVNAQINGLSNVEFRCGKAEDIFPTLINSVVSQSLVAIVDPPRAGLHPKVILAIRRAEHLKRLVYVACNAKAAMNNFIDLCRSPSNRVKGSPFRPIRAMAVDLFPQTMHCELLLLFERVEYNSNGAAAATAEPSLHRDPANESTGSQLPASQTETGSQLLASQTEETGSQLPAKEP
- the LOC121297484 gene encoding ran-specific GTPase-activating protein-like, whose product is MAEPRETQKEDPTTEETSTENTEDANHDPHFEPIVSLPEQEVKTLEEDEEELFKMRAKLYRFASENEPPEWKERGTGDVKLLRHADRGTIRLLMRRDKTLKICANHYISPVMELKPNAGSDRAWVWNTHADFADEHPKPELLAIRFLNAENAQKFKAKFDDCREEVKKFQQGSDSADKVASKLEELSVKDDKKTNESGDKKDEAACKKKDGEEVKGEAEEK